The DNA region ACGCGGGTTCACACTCGTTGAATTGCTGGTCGTGATCGCCATCATCGGCATCTTGGTGGCGCTGCTGCTGCCGGCCGTGCAGGCCGCCCGCGAGGCGGCCCGCCGGGCGCAATGCCAGAGCAACCTCCGTAACGTGACTCTGGCGATCTTGAACTACGAGAGCGCTCGGTCTGACCTGCCGGTGGGGATGACGGTCCCGTCGATCACCGGCAGCGTTGGCAACGTGCTGGACTTCACCAGCACGTGGACCATCGACACGCTTCCGTACATGGAGAGCCAACCGCTCTACGACGCGTTCGACCTGACGCTCCCCGTCAGAGACGCCAAGAACTTTGATGAACGCGGCGCGGAGCTTCCGGTGATGCTCTGCCCGACCGACCAACGCAACACAACACGCTTTCAAGGACCGACCGCGGGGCTGCGTCAGAACTGGGCGCGTGGAAACTACGCCGCGAACGTCGGCGCCATGGCCACGGCGAACATCCGCTTGGGCCCCAGCATCTCCGGGGCCGTGCAACCGGGGATGACCGACGGCAAGAGCCCCGCGTGGCGTGGGACATTGAACTCTCCCTACTGGCCCGCAACGGTCCGCGGCGTGATGGGGCCCAACGCGTCGGTGAGGCTGGCCCAGATCACCGACGGCACCAGCAAGACCATGATGGTCACCGAGCTACGCGCCGGGTTTGATGAATCCGACCCGCGCGGCAGTTGGGCGCTTGGCCATGCCGGGGGCAACATGGTGTCTGGTCACGGCTCTGGTGGAGACGCCAACGGCCCGAACGTTTGCACGCCACGCTCGGACGACCTTCCTCAAAACATCGATTTTCAGTGTACGGCCAACGAGCAAGCCTTGGTCGCCGAGTGCATGACTTGCCACAACGACCCGTACGGTTTTGCCCAAGCGTCGCCGAGGAGCGCCCACATTGGCGGCGTGTTTGTGGGCTACGTTGACGGCAGCGTCTCTTTCATCTCCGACGACATTGAAACCAGCGGCCAGTACGCCCCGTGCTGCAAGGCGTGGGACTACTTGATTATGAGCGCCGACGACGGTTTTGTGCCGGACGTTCGTACGCGGCCGTAGTATTAAACCCCCCCTCAGGACCCTCTGGCCTTGTTCAACCATCCAGCATCGCGCGCCTCGAGGATTTCTAGCTTGTTGGGGCTGGGGTTCGCGGTCTGCGGATGCGTCGGGTGCGGCAGCGACATGGCGCCTGTGGCCGGGCGGGTCGAGTTCAGCGATGGGTCGCCGGTCCGTGGTGGGATCCGCGTGATCCGCTTCGAGCCGGACGACGACTCGCCGGCCGAAGTACGTAAGGCCGGCTCCGGCGACATCGCCGAGGACGGATCGTTCGTGATTACCACGAAGAAGCCTGGGGACGGCGTGTATCGCGGGAAGTACGTCGTGACCTTCACCGTGATTAGCGATCGAGAGAGCGCTAAGTCTTTGATTCCAAGCCAGTACACGACCTACGTCGACTCCCCTTTCGAGGTCACGGTTGATCGGGGGAAAAGCGACTATCTATTTAAATTGGAGAAGCCAAAGTGAGCCATCGCCAATACACAGAAGCCCGCGCGGCGTCGCCCCGGCCATCCGCGTTTACTCTGGTCGAGTTGCTGGTGGTGATCGCCATCATCGGGATCTTGGTGGCGCTGCTGCTGCCGGCCGTTCAATCGGCGCGCGAGGCGGCCCGCCGGACCCAGTGCCGCAATCAACTCAAGCAGATCGCGTTGGCGAGCCTGCTGCACATGGACACGCACAAGTTCCTGCCGAGCGGCGGGTGGGGTCAGTGGTACCCGGCAGACGCCAATCAAGGCTACGGCAAGAACCAACCCGGCAGTTGGTGCTTCAGCGTGCTTGCGTACTTGGAGGAGGGGAACCTCGCCGCGCTTGGCCAGGGGGCTACTGGGGCTGTGTTTAAGCAGTTGTCTATCCAGATGCACAGCACGCCGGTGCAGGTGTTTAACTGCCCGTCGCGTCGCCCGGCCCGCGCCTACCCCGCGAACTGGGGCGCCATCCGCGAACAGCCGTGGGTAGCGCAAATTCAGAACGTCCCCAAGAGCGACTACGCGGCCAACAGCGGCGACTCGTTGCACCACGCGTCGAGCAGCATCGGCGCTGCGTTCTGGGCCCCCGCTAGCTACGCCTCGC from Pirellulimonas nuda includes:
- a CDS encoding DUF1559 family PulG-like putative transporter, with the protein product MTPRRHLRPTTAAPRGFTLVELLVVIAIIGILVALLLPAVQAAREAARRAQCQSNLRNVTLAILNYESARSDLPVGMTVPSITGSVGNVLDFTSTWTIDTLPYMESQPLYDAFDLTLPVRDAKNFDERGAELPVMLCPTDQRNTTRFQGPTAGLRQNWARGNYAANVGAMATANIRLGPSISGAVQPGMTDGKSPAWRGTLNSPYWPATVRGVMGPNASVRLAQITDGTSKTMMVTELRAGFDESDPRGSWALGHAGGNMVSGHGSGGDANGPNVCTPRSDDLPQNIDFQCTANEQALVAECMTCHNDPYGFAQASPRSAHIGGVFVGYVDGSVSFISDDIETSGQYAPCCKAWDYLIMSADDGFVPDVRTRP
- a CDS encoding DUF1559 family PulG-like putative transporter, giving the protein MSHRQYTEARAASPRPSAFTLVELLVVIAIIGILVALLLPAVQSAREAARRTQCRNQLKQIALASLLHMDTHKFLPSGGWGQWYPADANQGYGKNQPGSWCFSVLAYLEEGNLAALGQGATGAVFKQLSIQMHSTPVQVFNCPSRRPARAYPANWGAIREQPWVAQIQNVPKSDYAANSGDSLHHASSSIGAAFWAPASYASLNSSSPQWTNTNNPDFPGSTYYQTGVIHYRSQVSDRQISDGLSKTYLIGEKYLSTDLYDDVNNGPATEQYGDNQSAFVGFEWDNHRVAWAPDVPVSRSADVYQPQQDRPGGGESNIYAFGSAHSGAMNMAFCDGSVQTLDYDVDANVHRSQAVRSDDRFRPVRATRP